TTTATAAAGCCTTTTGAAACATCATCGTCTGAATGTATTCTTGCTTGCTAATCTTTTGAAAACCCATAAGACGCTATTTGCGAAAGAATATCAAAAACCCTATTCACCCCTTCTACTATTTTCCTGTGTTTTCACTTTCATGCCCAAAAGAGTTCTTAGACGATTAAGTTTATCTTCAACTAAGAGCTTAGTGAAGAATCTAGCAAGTTCATACTTTGTCTTTACACATTGTAAATTCACAATACCCTTTTGTACATGATCTCGGATGAAATAATGCATAATTTCAATATGTTTAACACTTGAATGCAGTATTAGATTTTTGATAAACTTATAGCAAAATTGTTTTAACAAGATATATGAATCATTCTCTTGTTGATGTTAGACGGTTCATCTTGAGAGATGAAAGATGCTGGTCTTTGTCTGTGAAAAGATATGGTTTGGACATTCTGCTTGATGTCACCAATAATCTTATTTGTTGGATAATTCTTTTCTACTAGATGATGTGATGCACTAGGCTCTATTTTCTCTTTAGGTTTGCTTCTTTTTGTCTAGACGCTTCGGTTTCACATGACATTTTTGGAGCTCTAGACGCTTTAGGTGTAGGTGATGCGTAGATAAGTTTAGATGCTATCTTTCCTATTTGcaatttagaaaatgcatcatcTAGCTCTAATGTTTTATGTTCAAACTCATTGTCATTAACTTATATGTAAGGCTTTCTTCAAGCATAATATTGTATCTACTATCATATTGACTATTTGTCACTAGATAATGTTTTGGGCCTTTTAAAAGGAATTATCACTAGATAGGAAAACACTTATACTTATCTTTCCTGTTCTTACCTTCTTTCCTCTTGGATTTACTTTGAGGTCTATTATCAGGTCTTGGAACATAGAACTTCTTCCCATTAAGAATCGTTAAAATCCATTGACCTGGTGTTATGATAAGAGTCTCTTTTCAATCATCCAACAAATTTGCAAGAGAAATGATTTTGTCCTTTGGTACCCATCTAGAGTTGGGTccaatgtttttattttttggcatccttttctttttagaatTAGATGCATTACTAGattctttctcattttctttgacaaaagaaataaatttagatTTGGACACATAATGAGTGATTTTTTCTTTGAAGCCTAATCTTCGTCTATCAGAAGGGTGTTTAAAACCTTTGATTAGGAGGCCTAAACACCCATTACCTTaagattttcattttctcttttcaaattaattagCTTCCCTTCTACGTTGCTAACTTCTTGTTTTAAAGCTTTTACATCATCATTAGACGATGTTAGTTCATTTTTAGaacatcattttctttttaaaatattttgttttgttctcttaagcTTTGAAAAGCTTTTAAAAACTTTGAGGAATTAGAAATCAGCTCATTATATGCTTCAATAACAAAGCCATCTAACGCGTCTCTCATTGAGTTTGCCATCAAACATAAAttgactttttcttcttcatcttcagaTTTATATGAGCTTAGATCTTCTCATGTACTTAATGCTACATCCTATTTAACTTTACTTGATTCTTCATACGCTGCTATCAACATGTCTCATATATCTTTGGCACTTTTGCATGACTATGCTTTCTTGTACACATTagtatatttttagttttaggaTTTAAAAGGTACCTTAGTTAGTGATAGTCTGACCAATAATTTCTAGTCGTGGGTTCTCCTTCTTTATTCAAGGGTATAAAGTTTCCATTATCAACAATATCCCACATGTTAATGTTACACACTTCAAAGAAAACAatcattctttattttcaatagttaaaatttTCCACCTTGAATAGAGGAGGATAGTTTACAGCATATCCTTCATTTTCCATTGAATCTTTCCTAAGTCCTATCAAGAACTAACCCTTAAGGTTAGCTTTGATACCCACTAAAACATAAGAAAACACTAGAAAGTGGGAGtttgaataatgttttaaagATTTTTCACAAAACAATGTTTAATGACTTTTCCAAGGGTTAGACGATCTGCAATAGTTATTTGACGCTTATGTGACTAAAAGAGCTTTTTGGAAAATGTTCATATAGCAAaacaataacataatttttatactagttcgctCCAAATTGAGATACATCCAGTTGTTCCTTAAGACCTCTTAAGGGGTTAAACTAATATTTGACAAAGAGAACAAAGACAATCAACCAATCCTGGTTTACAACAAGTATTATTAACACTCCTGGTTTCAACATTAGTTAAGCTGACTAGATTGTTTAGCTCACATAAGCTAAACTAACAAGCATTTTGATTCActcttaaatttataaacacaATAAAGGTGTTTTTGAATACAAGTACAAATTCAAATAACCCTTAAAGAGAggatatatttaatataataaaatctgaagatttgaaaatattttttcttttctaaagaAAGATTTAGACGATGTAAGCTTAGAAGAAGAATAACAGTGTAAGGATTCAAAGAATTATTATACTTTCTTCTCTTCAACGAGTTCTCTTTATATAGCCACCTTCGTGAAACATTTATTACTCAGAAAGTTGACCTCCTTGAGAGTAGGTGACTTTAGGTACAAAGATATGTACAATTCTGCGTCTTAGGAAGAGAAACATTACTTTGACAGTGATAATGTGTACAACTTGGATAGAGCATAAAGCTTTAAGGAAACATTCCTATAATGTCTTCTTATCTCTTAACGTCTTTCTGACCTTTGTGCATAGCTTTTGAATAAAGTTTGATATTTTCATTATGTGCACAAATAAagagaacaaaacatacaagcaAAGAGGTGTTTTTtcgtacatgcattaaatgttttaaatgttggTAAACATAGAGGCATATTGTGTGTTTAAAACATATTGACACATGTCAGCTCGTTTGATAGAAGCATTATTTAGGAAGCAAAACGTTTGATATATGATCTTCAGATGATGTTAAACGTTAAAcgcttattttataaatctgtTTAAGTTTCATTACATTGTTTGGTAAGCTTTTCCTAGACTCTTATTTGTTCAACACTGtttagatataatattttaagcTTTAGTATTTTATGAAGTGtatatttaatagttttcttTTGTTAGATGCTATTTGTTAAACATTGTCTTTTAgacaaaatatattgaaaaacactattttcataaaatgttatatgtacttatttagtttaatattgTTTGATAGATGATTTGTATTTAATAAACACTTATTTCGTTCaatgttgtttttaataaaCACATCATTTAGATGCTTTAATCAATAAACGATATTTCATTAAGTATTGtattttaaacttcaaaatatgaGTTAGACAGTCTAACATCTTTAGACAATCTTGTCTTAACATCCGTAACATCTTATTATTATGACTAAAAATTTCAAACACCTTGTACCGATGAGTTATGTTTATCATATCATTCATTAACGAGTTATTATCATACTAGTTTTCTAACATTAAGTACACGAGGCTTGAGTTCTTAGCTAAATTTCTTAGAAAAATTTTATACGTAGGtaatacatgaaaaaaataataaatagaagaaaagcaaacataaacattattataatacattatataaattattgtacaTGTATACTTTTAACATGAAACTTAATAATTGGATAAAGAACTGTTTTATTAATTCAGAATATAAACTAATTAGCACCATTGTAATTAGTTGGGGGGTAGAGAAAAGCATGGcaaccttttattttattcatccAACCATAGTGCATGCCAAGCAAATCAAAACTATGCACAAGGTATGCTTTTTGTTCACAACCTAACTTATAGAAACTAatggatcatcatcatcatcacccaAAAGCTCATTCCAGTGGGGAGAGCATACATgcacattaattttttattatcaaaatgaGGAAAAAGACCTACTTCAATCCTCAGTCACTCATTGAGTCACCCCACATAAGATATTAGCACACAGTAATTTCATTCAAAATCCCTGTTTTGGTTAGCCTCGACCTTTCCCTTGGCAGTGGTGAAGACAAAGTCAAGATTGTAGAGCACTGGAACCATGGTGAGGGAGCAGAGGAAGACCAAGACAGGGCCAAAGATCCAGAGCAGGAGAGGGAGACCTGCATAGAAGAGTCTGTTCCCAACAGTGTTGAGAATGAAGCCTTTCTCGAGGATCTCATTGATGTACTGTGGGGTGACAAGGGACATGGGGTCCTGAGGGGTGTTGATTAGGATGTTCACTTGGTTTATGAACCTTATGGAGAGAGAGTGGCAGAAGAATGAGAAGAGGAAAATTGTGAGGAGAGTCACATACTTGAGGGCCACCATGAACTCCCCGTGTGCCCCATACACAGCATCACTCAGTGGTTTTTTCACACTGTACGTGCTGCTTATCACTGCTGCCAGGCCTGAGCAGAGGAGAATGGATGTTGTCGCCATTAGAGTAGCACCCATGATTGTGTTCCTCAGTGATTGTACGGCCAGGATGTTTTTCTTCTCATTGTCCTGCATTAATCAAtgtataaatttcaattataaacacttgaaaaaaaaaacagagttAAATCCTCTCTCAACCCTGAAACAAATGTATAAAGGATGCTGATtctttaatcaaatattaattcaaattttaaaacaatatcattaaatataataaaaatagttagaatttacttaaatttttaaaatgagtttttcttGTAAATAAAAATGGAGGCACTATTTTATAATACCTGATGATAAATAGTGTATATATAGAATGAGATTGATagatatttattgtaaaaatttgAGTACAATTTTCAATACCAGATTAATCAATGCTCTTcgtttcataaaaaaaaaaactattaattggAAACATACAAGTAAACCGAAGATCATAAAAGGATGCTactctgttttgtttttgttttttttttggttttttttcttAGGAAGCAAATGATAATACACTATTTTCACTTGGAAGAAAGACCAAAAATATTGTGTCTaggtataatatatattgtatttgttAATAACTATGCATTTCATTCtctttttaactattttattaattatttaataaaattacttaGCTTTTTGTgctatgataaaaatataaaaaatatttttagacaTATTGTTCAAAATAATAACCGTGGTGATGgagataaaattataactaatataagaaaaatattttattagaaatagATAAATTAGCAATACtataaaaattatcaacatAGTAATACGTAAAACACACGGTGAATGTTCTTGTTGGGGAACTTCATATGATATAACAGATTTGGTTTGGGTAAGATAAGATTTCagatttgttttaatattcttaaaaatttaagGATATGTTTCCGTACCATGACAAGACTTGTTATTTGCACAGTGGCAAAAATAGTTATTCTTTTTCTCACTGTTTAAGAAATTAGATCGATCATTGAAGTTATGTTGGcttatttatgatttaaaaaacaaCTTTCTTTTTCGTATCTTGGGACATTGCATCGTGGGACAACGTTTTTAAGGAATAAGAAAGATTAGGAAACACCACATGTTGTTCACGACTCAGCACGCACTAAATCCGAATAATGTTGATTTGTTTTCCAAGTTGTGATATGTGTATGTATGTGAAAGTTCATACacataactttttataaaatattatatttaaatctaatttCTAAAACATTGTTATGCACATATTTCTTtgaatatattatgataaattcGTGGATTTCTCATGCACTTTAtctatttattgatattttgttAACTATACCATAAGAACTAGGGATAACAAAAAAATCGCGTCTACGGATATCTGCGGATAAAATCTGCGACGGATAGTTgatatccgcggatatttactatcCGCAACCTGCGGGTAacggatattttaatatctacTTATAAACGGGTTGGAtacgggtattatactatccgtacccgcGGATACCTACTacccataaaaaataaaaataaaaatttaatttatattttattaagttaaatttaattaaaattaacattaatttatattttacaaaattaaatttaattaaaattgaatttaaatttatattttaataatttattaaaatatatatttttttaaatatttgcgggtatccaCGGATATCCACGGGTATCtcggattttaaaatattcgtgGATATTTTTTAAGTGGATATCCGTGCGGGTAGcgggtgaattttttttttgtcggaTAAGCACTATCTGTGTTTTTTTAAGCGGGTATCCGTACCCGACCCAACTAATTGTCATTCCTAATAAGataattatgtgttttttttttaatggaaagTGGCGTTTATATGTACCCGGAACAAgaataaatcaagaaaaatgcTAAATGCCAAAGAATATGGAATTAGTTAACTTGCAATATCCTCAGTGTAATTATTCCATGTCCTTATTCTCCAAGGAAACGATATATGCATAAATATTCCAATACAAGGTAATAGATAGTGTTCATTGCccaaattttataagaaaaatatgattcCGGAAATGCTAAAACCGAAGGTATAGAATATAATACATTGTTCCCATACCTTCACCAATCAGAATTATCGTAATAtatctcattattttttattgtatttcttttttaatttttgaggaGTAAAATTGTTAACTAAATTGTAATAATCAAACAGTCTTATTCAGTGGTAATTAACTCAAAAACACCTATTTAGTATATAATTGATCTCAGATTGCATTTAACTATCAAAATTCTTtcaatgatgataataatagtaaatattaATGTCTCTAAATATTACACTtatttaaaactcaattttaatatagtttaatattCTAACAGGCTTTATTTTATGTGATTATTATTTCCTTAGTAccatcaattaaaaaaaaacaaaaactcaaaaccACTAATATCAAAatgtttacaattttttatgaaatttagtgtttatattttcataaattgtatgattatatatatgacctaataattaaattcaaagtaTGTTATAAgataatatacaaaaaatatcatcatCCTAATTTGGGATCTAAGACCTTTTCACTcattataacaaatttatatttttatgaggGTATTTACAGAGTAACAATTTAGAGTTAACATAGAACATATCAAGACCAAAAAAACTGTTTAATACTTTGATCTGGGCAACAAAGGGTTTgaacttctttttttctctgtaaaatttattttccacTATTATGATATTTACTAAATTAATACTAATTAGTAaccaattataaaaaataaaaataaaaaacatagttTA
This window of the Vigna angularis cultivar LongXiaoDou No.4 chromosome 7, ASM1680809v1, whole genome shotgun sequence genome carries:
- the LOC108337536 gene encoding uncharacterized protein LOC108337536 yields the protein MEWRKCYLDVILVPLGFLTSIGYHFWLWHKVRTQPHTTIIGINASGRRNWVNAMMKDNEKKNILAVQSLRNTIMGATLMATTSILLCSGLAAVISSTYSVKKPLSDAVYGAHGEFMVALKYVTLLTIFLFSFFCHSLSIRFINQVNILINTPQDPMSLVTPQYINEILEKGFILNTVGNRLFYAGLPLLLWIFGPVLVFLCSLTMVPVLYNLDFVFTTAKGKVEANQNRDFE